GCCGATGGTGGCGACGATGGTGCTTTCGGGATTGTAGTTCAGCCGCCGCAGCACCAGCCATTCGGCGAGGAATGCGACCAGCCCAACGAGCAAGGGCGCGACCACGAGTGCTGCGACGAAGCCTACCGCCGGATGGCCGGAAATCGCCGTCGAGACCGCCCAGGCGAGCACCGCGCCCAGCATGAAGAACTCGCCGTGAGCGACATTGACGATGCGCATGACGCCGAACACCAGCGACAGGCCGAGCGCCGTCAGCGCCAGCACGGCGGAGGTGACCAGGCCTTCAAGGGCGGCGAGGAGGAGGTGGGGTCCGAAATGCATGGATTATTTGCCAACGGAGGCGCGAGACCCCCCTCTCTGCCCTGCCGGGCAGGGGGGAGATTGGCAGTTCCTGCGAAGGCGCCCACCTGCCGGCCTGAGCGATTGGCGAAAGCGGAAATAACAGCTGATCTCCCCCCTTGAGGGGAAGATGTCCGGCAGGACAGAGAGGGGGGCCTGGGCGCTCACGCTGGTTGGAATGAACCTACAGCGCCTGCGTCGTGTAATCCCCTTCCGGCTCGTAGAGGCCGTCCTCGATCTTGGTCTTGTGCACGACCTTGAGCTTGCCGCCTTCGACCTTGGAGATGTTCTGGATGCCGAAACACTGGTGGATCTTGCCGTTGAAGGTCTTCGGGCCCTGCGGATGTTCCGGTCCCTCGGCGAATTCCTTCAGCGCCTCGGTCGCCTCGACCAGCTTGGCGCGGTCCTCCGGTCCCTTGTAGCCGGCATCTTCCATCGCCTTCTTGACCACGTAGAGCGTTTCCCAGCAGCCGAACATGTGCGAGGCGGTGGAGATGTCCTTGGGATCGCCGACCGCGGCGCCATTGTCGTCGATGCCGACGGCGGCGCGATAGGCTTTCTGCGCGGCGGAATCATCGGGCTGCGCGTAGCGCGGCGAGCCTTCCCAGAAATGGCTGCCGTCGAGGAATTCGAGGCCGGGGCTGTTGATGTCGACGGCCTCGAGCGAATCCATGAAGCCGAAAAGCTGCGGCCTTTGCGAACCGTAGAACTCGCCGAGCTCCTTGACGAAGGTGAGCACCGCAGGGCCGACCATGACGTGGTAGATCACCTCGGTCTCGGCCGGGATCTGCGGGAAGTATTTGGTGAAGGACGATTCCGTCGGCGGGATGGCGATCTGGGCGATGACGTCGGCGCCTTGCGCCTTCAGCGCCGGCGGCAGGTAGTCGCGATGGTCGTAGCCGAAGGCAAAGTCGGGGAAGATCTGCGTCACCTTCTTGCCGGCGTTCGCCGCGATCCACGGCGCCATGGACTGGATCTGGCTCTTCACGTCGGTGATGCCGGGCTGGAAGACGTAGCGGTTGAGTTTGGTCGAGGCGACGTGATGGCCTTCGCTGACCACGAAATAGGGGATCTTGTTCTCGCCGGCGGCGGGCGCCGAGCCGATCACCACATGCGAGAACAAGGTGCCGAAGACGATATCGGTCTTGTGCTGCTTGGCGAATTTGTTGACCACCTCGGCGCCGCGCGCCGGATCGGTGCCGTCGTCCTCGATCACCAGCTCGACCTTGCGGCCGCTGATGCCGCCGGCGTCGTTGATCGCCTTGACGGCGGCAGCACTTGTCTTCTCGTACCAGCGGCCATAGGCGGCCCCGATGCCGGTGCGATGCGACTGGAAGCCGATCTTGATCGGCGCCGAGCTCTGCGCCTGGCTGTAGCGGACGAAGCCGGGCGCCAGCGCAAGGCCCGCGCCGGCGGCGATGCCCTTCAGCGCGGTGCGGCGCGACAGCGTCGTCTTGGAGAGATCGAAAAATCCGTTCTTGTCAGCCATGTCGGTTCCCCTGTTTTTTCAGTCTTGACCAGCGATAAGGCGGCTAATCCATCCCGTTCCGAAGGATGGAAAAATTGCATGTGTACAAACTAAATCACCAAAGCTTTGGCCTGGCAAGCGAGCTTTACCCGACGGCATCGTTGGCACGCTTTGTGTCATCCGGCGGTCGGCGTGGCAAGCAACCAAAGGCCGAAGATCGTGTAGGCGATCATCAGCAAGGTGAGTGGCAATTGACTGAGCGCTGCGCGCGACGGCTGCCGATGGAGACGCCAGGCAAGGCCATGCGCGACGAGCACGGCCAGCACATGGCCGCCGATGATGACACCGGCCTGCAGATTCCAGAGCCACCGGGCCGACTCGGCGCCGGCGACAATGCCCGCCTCGACCATCCTGTCGGCGGTGCCGAAGAGATTCCAGCCGAGCGCGAAAGGATCGGAGAGCGCGACCAGCGCGTACTGGCCGTCGACCAGCAGCACCGCGAGGTAGTGCGCGATGTGATAGGCAAGCGCGATCGGCACGATCGACCAGACCAGCAGGCCGGCCGCCTCGCCGAAAGAATGTTTGTCGCCGGGGAGGAGCTGGCCGAGAAAGACGGCCAGGGCGAACACCGCCGCCAGCAAGACGAAGGTGAGCACCACGCCAAAACTGCCGATGCCGATCAGCGCGGTGCGGCCGGGATATTCCAGCGGATTGACACCGAACAGGCCGAGCCAGAAGAAGGTTTTCGACAGGCCGTCGAAGGACACCGACGACAGCGCCAGCAGGAGGAAAGCCGTGCCGCTTGGCGGCAGTGGCTCCGCGGCGAGCAATTTGGCGCCCGGCCAGCAGAGTTTCAGCCGGCCTTCGTCACGCTCGAATGGCGCGAAGCGGGCGACCATCGAGAAGAAGACGCTCAGGAATTCGCCGCGCTTGCTCCAGGAGCCGTAGCCGAAGATGAGCATGGCGATGAAGCTCGCCAGCCAGTAGAGGCCGGCAGCAAAGGCGAGGCGGGCCGGATCGTCGGGGGCGGGATCGATCAGCTCGAACCAGGCGAAGGCTAAGAACAGCACGAAGGCCGGCCAGTAGCCGAGCCAGTTGGGCAGGCGCGATCGGTTTGCATCGTCCGCAGGAAGGCCGAAGACGCGAGAGGCGACACGCCACGGCCCGTACCATGGGTTGAGCCATACCCAGAGATCGCCGAGCAAGCCCTGCAGCAGCGTGAAGCCTGCCCAGAGCAGCGTCCAGATCAGCAGCGGCAGCGGGTTGGAGAGCGGATCGCGGCTGCCGAGAAAGCCGGCGGCGACGAGAAGTATGAAGCCGGCAAAGGAAATCAAGCTGAAGAGGGTGCGCGGAGCATCGCCGAAGGTGAGCATGGGCAAGCGCCGGCGCCAGAAGCGGTCGAGGGCGGCGGGCGGCAGCAGCGCCAGGACGAGGAAGCTGACGGCCACGGCCAGCGCGCCGCCGGCGATGTAGTAGCCGGTCGGGAGAAGCAGGACGTGACCGCGATCGGAGGCGTGGGCGAATGCGGGGGTGGGGAGAGCAGCGAGGAAAGCGAGAGAGAAGGCTAACCTGCGGCGACGGCGTTCTACGGCCCCCCTCTCTGTCCTGCCGGACATCTCCCCCTCAAGGGGGGAGATTAGCAGTTTCAGCGCCGGTTCTTCCTTCGCAACGTCGAAGGTTGGCGAAAGCGGAGACACAAGCTTAATCTCCCCCCTTGAGGGGGAGATGTCCGGCAGGACAGAGAGGGGGGCGAAGGAACTCGACCTATCCAGCCTCGCAGGACCGCTCGACGATGCCACAGGGAGCCGCCCTCTACACCTTCACCAACTGCTCCACCCTGCCCTTCTCGCCAAAGATGCGCAGATACCGCTTGATTTCCTTCTCATCCCCTGTCGCCTTGGCGGGATTGTCCGACAGCTTCACCGCCGGCCGTCCATTGGCTTCCGTCACCTTGCAGACCAGCGAGATCGCGTCGAGGCTGTCAGTCTCCGTCGGGGCGCAGCCTTCGAAATCATTGGTGAGGTTGGTGCCCCAGCCGAAGGACATGCGCACCTTGCCGCGGAAGTGCCTGTAGGTCTCCTCAATGGTCTCGACCTCAAGGCCGTCGGAGAAGATCAGCAGCTTCTGCTTGGGGTCCTTGCCCCTCTTGCGCCACCAGTCGATGATCTTCTCGCCGCCCTCGATCGGCGGCGCGCTGTCAGGGCGGAAGCCGGTCCAGTCGGCGACCCAGTCCGGCGCCTCGCGCAGGAAGGAGTCCGTGCCGAAGGCGTCGGGCAGCACGATCAGGAGATTGCCGCCATAATAGCGCTGCCAGTCCTGCAGCACCTTGTAGGGCGACTGCCGCAACTCCTCCTCGGAGTTGGCAAGAGCCCCAAACACCATCGGCAGTTCATGGGCGTTGGTACCCAAAGCCTCGAGGTCGTTGTCCATGGCCAGAAGCACGTTGGAGGTGCCGGTGAAGGCATCACCGATGCCTTCCTTCAACGCCTCGACGCACCAACGCTGCCAAAGGAAAGAGTGACGGCGTCTTGTGCCGAAGTCGGAAATGCGGATGCCAGGCAGCGCCTTCAGCCGCTCGGTCTTGGCCCACATCTTGGCCTTGGCGCGAGCATAGAGCACATCGAGCGCGAAGGGGCCGAAGGAACGCATCGCCGCGCGGGAACGCAGCTCGTTGATGATGGCCAAAGCCGGGATTTCCCAGAGCGTGGTGTACATCCAGGGGCCGGGGAAGGAGAGCACGTACTGGCCGTCGCGCCGGGACAGCTCGTAGGCGGGCAAGCGGAAATCCTCTAGCCATGCGAGGAATTCCGGCTCGAAGATCTGTTTGCGGCCGTAAAAAGTGTTGCCGCCCAGCCAGATCATCTCCTTTTTCGAAAAGCGAAGCGTGCGGGCATGGTCGAGCTGCTCGCGCAATTCTCCTTCGTCGATCTCGTCGGCCAAGCGCACCGAGGTCGTGCGGTTGATCAAGGTGAAGGTGGCGTCGACCTTGGGATACATGCCCCAGATCATCTGCAGCATCAGAAGCTTGTAGAAATCGGTGTCCAGCAGGCTGCGGACGATCGGGTCCAGCTTCCAGGTGTGGTTGTAGACGCGCCGCGCTATGTCAGTCTTTGCCATGCTTCCTCACCCATGAAGCACGACGCACTCAAACGCGGGCGCCAAGCTTCAAGTCCTTGTTCGAGCAACTCCGCTTGGAAGACCGTCGCGCGGTTTTCCTGGAATGCCTCAGCCAACTGCCTCTTAGCATTGTATTTTCGAACGCGCTCCCCGCTTTGCAAGCTGGCCCGACAAAAAGCGGCTATGCAAGTCCAGCCGTCAGGACAGGGCCCTGGCGCATTTCCACCGTTTCACGGAAACGGCGAAATGCTCCAGTTTTTTTGTTTTGACGCAATTCCAGACGGAAAACCGCTTCACACTTTTCCTGGAATTGCTTTGGCGCCGATAACCTTCAGCGCGGGACGTTTCCTGCGGCTCGGCAGGCGGCCGGCCACGGGGGCATCGGCGCGGGCCTCGTCCTGCTCCTTCTCCGCGAACAGCCAGTCGATGAACAGCTGGACGATCGGCGCCGATCGCATCTCGTTGCGGCAGACGACGTAGAAATCGTCGACCGCCGGCACCGAGAGCGTGAAGGGCGCGACGAGCATGCCCCTGGCAAGCAAGGCGCGCGCAGTCACCGAGTCGCCGAGCGCGACACCGTGGCCATGCACGGCGGCCTCCGTCGCCATGCGCGCATCGCCCAGACGGTGGCGGCGGCCGCGCTCGAGATCGAGCGCATCGGCGGCGGCCAGCCAGGTGTGCCATTCACGGCCATCGTCGCCATGCAGGAAGACGTGATCGGCGAGGTCGCGGACGCTGCGGATCGGCCGGTTGTTGATCAGCGTCGGGCTGACCACGGGAAACAATTCCAGCCCGGACCATTTGCGTATCCAGCAGTCGCTCCAGCCACCGTCGCCATAATGCACGCAGACGTCGATATCCCCGGCGCGGATGTCCTTGGGATCGTTGGACGGGATCAGCGTCAGCTGGATGTCGGGATATTGCGCCGTGAAGGAGCCGAGCCGTGGCGTCATCCAAAGCAGCAGAAGCGCCGGCACACAGGACACCGACAGCGTGCCGGCACTCGCCGGCCGCGTCATGCGCTGCGTGGCGGCGGCGATGCCTTCAAAGGCAGTCGAAACCGCCGGCAGGAATTCGGCGCCATGCGGCGTCAGCTTCACCCGCCGGCCGGTGCGCTCGAAGAGTTTCACGCCGAGCGATTGCTCGAGCGCCTTGATCTGGTGGCTGACGGCGCCATGCGTGACATTGAGCTCACCCGCCGCCTTGGTCAGCGAGGCGTGCCGCGCCGTGGCCTCGAAGGCGCGCAGCGGGTTCAGCGGCGGCAGGCGCTTGGCCATGGAAGGGCTCCTACTTTGTGAGATTTTCTCACAATCAAGACCCTAACAATATCAATTGATTTTTCAATGCCGCTGCCCGACACTTTTGCCCGAAACAGCTTCAAGAGACGTGGAATCCGCAAGGACAGCGAGCAACGATCCAGCCGGCAAGGGGCTGGATCCGTGGCTGGCCTGGCAAATCGTCCGTGCGGGCGGCAAGCACAGGAGGACCGGACATGGGTTACGATCGCGGCAAGCTCGAAGCGTTGCGCCGCAAATATGGCGAGAGCCATGGCGGCGAGATGTTCGACCCGAAATTCCGCAAGGTCGCCGACAAGATCTTCAACAAGTCGGGCACGCGGCTTGCCCCCTATTCCGGCATCCCGACCTTCCTCGCCGCGCCCTATCGCGAGATCGCCGCCGAGAACCCGGATTTCGGCGACCTGCAGGTGGCGATGATCGGCGTGCCGATGGATCTCGGCGTCACCAACCGGCCCGGCTCGCGCTTCGGGCCGCGCGCGCTGCGCGCCATCGAACGCATCGGGCCCTACAATCATGTGCTGGAATGCGCGCCGACGCATGAGCTTCGCGTCGCCGACATCGGCGACACGCCGTTCCGCAGCCGCTACCGGCTGGAGATCAGCCACGAGGACATCGAAAAGCGCACCAACCAGATCGTCGATGCCGGCGTGCTGCCACTCTCGGTCGGCGGCGACCATTCGATCAGCCATCCGATCCTGAAGGCGGTCGGCAAGAAGTCGCCCGTCGGCATGATCCATATCGACGCCCATTGCGACACCAGCGGGCTGTTCGACATGACCAAGTTCCACCATGGCGGCCCTTTCCGCAACGCGGTGCTGGACGGCGTGCTCGATCCCTCGCGCACCATCCAGATCGGCATACGCGGCTCGGCCGAATATCTGTGGGAGT
This region of Mesorhizobium sp. M2A.F.Ca.ET.046.03.2.1 genomic DNA includes:
- a CDS encoding ABC transporter substrate-binding protein; protein product: MADKNGFFDLSKTTLSRRTALKGIAAGAGLALAPGFVRYSQAQSSAPIKIGFQSHRTGIGAAYGRWYEKTSAAAVKAINDAGGISGRKVELVIEDDGTDPARGAEVVNKFAKQHKTDIVFGTLFSHVVIGSAPAAGENKIPYFVVSEGHHVASTKLNRYVFQPGITDVKSQIQSMAPWIAANAGKKVTQIFPDFAFGYDHRDYLPPALKAQGADVIAQIAIPPTESSFTKYFPQIPAETEVIYHVMVGPAVLTFVKELGEFYGSQRPQLFGFMDSLEAVDINSPGLEFLDGSHFWEGSPRYAQPDDSAAQKAYRAAVGIDDNGAAVGDPKDISTASHMFGCWETLYVVKKAMEDAGYKGPEDRAKLVEATEALKEFAEGPEHPQGPKTFNGKIHQCFGIQNISKVEGGKLKVVHKTKIEDGLYEPEGDYTTQAL
- the pncB gene encoding nicotinate phosphoribosyltransferase; translation: MAKTDIARRVYNHTWKLDPIVRSLLDTDFYKLLMLQMIWGMYPKVDATFTLINRTTSVRLADEIDEGELREQLDHARTLRFSKKEMIWLGGNTFYGRKQIFEPEFLAWLEDFRLPAYELSRRDGQYVLSFPGPWMYTTLWEIPALAIINELRSRAAMRSFGPFALDVLYARAKAKMWAKTERLKALPGIRISDFGTRRRHSFLWQRWCVEALKEGIGDAFTGTSNVLLAMDNDLEALGTNAHELPMVFGALANSEEELRQSPYKVLQDWQRYYGGNLLIVLPDAFGTDSFLREAPDWVADWTGFRPDSAPPIEGGEKIIDWWRKRGKDPKQKLLIFSDGLEVETIEETYRHFRGKVRMSFGWGTNLTNDFEGCAPTETDSLDAISLVCKVTEANGRPAVKLSDNPAKATGDEKEIKRYLRIFGEKGRVEQLVKV
- the gcvA gene encoding transcriptional regulator GcvA yields the protein MAKRLPPLNPLRAFEATARHASLTKAAGELNVTHGAVSHQIKALEQSLGVKLFERTGRRVKLTPHGAEFLPAVSTAFEGIAAATQRMTRPASAGTLSVSCVPALLLLWMTPRLGSFTAQYPDIQLTLIPSNDPKDIRAGDIDVCVHYGDGGWSDCWIRKWSGLELFPVVSPTLINNRPIRSVRDLADHVFLHGDDGREWHTWLAAADALDLERGRRHRLGDARMATEAAVHGHGVALGDSVTARALLARGMLVAPFTLSVPAVDDFYVVCRNEMRSAPIVQLFIDWLFAEKEQDEARADAPVAGRLPSRRKRPALKVIGAKAIPGKV
- the speB gene encoding agmatinase yields the protein MGYDRGKLEALRRKYGESHGGEMFDPKFRKVADKIFNKSGTRLAPYSGIPTFLAAPYREIAAENPDFGDLQVAMIGVPMDLGVTNRPGSRFGPRALRAIERIGPYNHVLECAPTHELRVADIGDTPFRSRYRLEISHEDIEKRTNQIVDAGVLPLSVGGDHSISHPILKAVGKKSPVGMIHIDAHCDTSGLFDMTKFHHGGPFRNAVLDGVLDPSRTIQIGIRGSAEYLWEFTYESGMTVVHAEEVTGLGIPAIIEKARKIVGDGPTYISFDVDSIDPAFAPGTGTPEVGGLTTREVLELLRGLKGLNIVGGDVVEVAPQYDATTNTAHVGAQVLFEILSLMVFSPAIRKG